A genomic region of Stenotrophomonas sp. NA06056 contains the following coding sequences:
- a CDS encoding multidrug efflux RND transporter permease subunit, with product MARFFIDRPVFAWVLAIFVILAGVLAIPRLAVERYPAVAPPSVSIYASYPGASPQTLNDAVVGLIERELSSVKHLLYFESSVDTSGEASITATFKPGTDPELAQVDVQNRIKAIEPRLPRSVRQNGLFVEAADSGFLMLVGLRSPDGSVSEAALGDFMARNIIEELRRIDGVGRVQLFGAEQAMRIWLDPTRLTGYGLTMGDVASAIEQQNLEISPGRIGDSPGVSGQRVTVPLSAEGQLSTPEQFAAIVLRAGADGSRVLLGDVARIELGAQSYAWGTREDGYPATAAGVQLRPGANAVRTATAVRERMADLQPLLPHGVESSIPFDTAPFVKVSIQKVLQTLVEAMLLVFAVMYLFLQNWRYTLIPALVAPIALLGTFAVMLALGFSINVLTMFGMVLAIGIIVDDAIVVVEGVERIMAEEGLPPREATIKAMRELTGAVIGITLVLTAVFIPMALASGSVGAIYRQFSVAMSVSILFSALLALSLTPALCATLLRQGTRGHHGRGGVFGAFNRGFERMTGRYQHGVAAVLRRSGRVMGLFAALLVALLIGLHWLPGAFLPEEDQGYFMTSIQLPAEATAERTLAVVEAYEQHVASRPAIASNQAILGYSFSGSGPSAALTYTMLKDWGERGGSTAADEVKAAQQAMATVPEGEVMSVMPPAIDSLGRSSGFSLALQARTGQSQIELRAALQQLLKLAEASPLLAEVHADGLPAGSNVRLDIDRAKAEAMGVAFTDISATLSAAMGSQYVNDFPNRGRMQQVIMQADAPYRMELEDVLKLYVRNSQGGMVALSELVTAQWTEAPLQLQRYLGFPALNLSGAPADGVSTGQAMIEMERLAQQLPAGFALQWTSQSLQERESGAQAPWLLLLSMLVVFLVLAALYESWSIPLAVMLVVPLGLLGAVAAVLLREMPNDVFFKVGMITVIGLSAKNAILIVEFARQLQQQGRGLVEATIEAARLRLRPIVMTSLAFALGVVPLMLAQGASKETQQAIGTGVFGGMVSATVLAVFFVPVFYVVVQGAQQWLAQRLRRRRPTPGGSVDGKQVDGKQEP from the coding sequence ATGGCCCGTTTCTTCATCGATCGCCCGGTATTTGCCTGGGTGCTGGCGATCTTCGTCATCCTGGCCGGCGTGCTGGCCATTCCGCGGCTGGCGGTCGAGCGCTACCCGGCGGTCGCACCGCCCAGCGTCAGCATCTATGCCAGCTATCCCGGCGCCAGTCCGCAGACGCTGAACGATGCGGTGGTCGGCCTGATCGAGCGCGAGCTGTCCAGCGTCAAACACCTGCTGTACTTCGAATCGTCGGTGGACACCTCCGGCGAAGCGTCGATCACCGCCACCTTCAAGCCCGGCACCGATCCTGAGCTGGCGCAGGTGGACGTGCAGAACCGGATCAAGGCAATCGAGCCGCGCCTGCCGCGCAGCGTGCGCCAGAATGGTCTCTTCGTGGAAGCCGCCGACTCCGGGTTCCTGATGCTGGTGGGTCTGCGCTCGCCCGATGGCAGTGTCAGCGAGGCGGCGCTGGGCGATTTCATGGCGCGCAACATCATCGAGGAGCTGCGCCGCATCGATGGCGTCGGCCGTGTGCAGCTGTTCGGTGCCGAACAGGCCATGCGGATCTGGCTGGACCCGACCCGCCTGACGGGCTACGGCCTGACCATGGGTGACGTGGCCAGCGCGATCGAGCAGCAGAACCTTGAGATCTCGCCGGGTCGAATCGGTGATTCGCCCGGTGTTTCCGGCCAACGCGTCACCGTGCCTTTGAGTGCCGAAGGTCAGCTGTCCACGCCCGAGCAGTTCGCGGCGATCGTGCTGCGCGCCGGTGCCGATGGTTCGCGGGTGCTGCTGGGTGATGTCGCCCGCATCGAACTGGGCGCGCAGAGCTATGCCTGGGGAACGCGCGAGGATGGCTATCCGGCGACGGCCGCTGGCGTGCAGCTGCGCCCCGGTGCGAATGCGGTGCGCACCGCTACGGCCGTGCGCGAACGCATGGCCGACCTGCAGCCACTGCTGCCGCACGGCGTTGAATCCAGCATTCCATTCGATACCGCGCCCTTCGTCAAAGTCTCGATCCAGAAGGTGCTGCAGACCCTGGTCGAGGCAATGCTGCTGGTCTTTGCGGTGATGTACCTGTTCCTGCAGAACTGGCGTTATACGCTGATCCCCGCCCTGGTCGCGCCGATCGCGCTGCTGGGCACCTTCGCGGTGATGCTGGCGCTGGGCTTCTCGATCAACGTATTGACCATGTTCGGCATGGTGCTGGCGATCGGCATCATCGTTGACGATGCGATCGTGGTGGTCGAGGGCGTGGAGCGGATCATGGCCGAAGAGGGCTTGCCGCCGCGCGAGGCGACGATCAAGGCGATGCGTGAGCTGACCGGCGCGGTGATCGGCATCACCCTGGTGCTGACGGCGGTGTTCATCCCGATGGCTTTGGCCAGTGGCTCGGTCGGTGCGATCTACCGTCAGTTCAGCGTGGCAATGTCGGTGTCGATTCTGTTTTCGGCACTGCTGGCGCTGAGCCTGACCCCGGCGCTCTGCGCGACCCTGCTGCGGCAGGGCACGCGCGGTCACCATGGTCGCGGCGGCGTGTTCGGTGCGTTCAACCGCGGCTTCGAGCGGATGACCGGGCGTTACCAGCACGGCGTGGCGGCCGTGCTGCGACGCAGCGGTCGGGTGATGGGCCTGTTCGCTGCCTTGCTGGTGGCACTGCTGATCGGCCTGCATTGGTTGCCGGGTGCGTTCCTGCCGGAGGAGGATCAGGGCTATTTCATGACCTCCATCCAGTTGCCGGCCGAAGCCACAGCCGAGCGCACGCTGGCGGTGGTCGAAGCCTACGAACAGCATGTCGCCTCGCGACCGGCGATCGCGTCCAACCAGGCCATCCTTGGCTACAGCTTCTCCGGGTCCGGTCCGAGCGCGGCACTGACCTACACCATGTTGAAGGACTGGGGTGAGCGCGGCGGCAGCACCGCAGCGGATGAGGTGAAGGCGGCACAGCAGGCCATGGCGACGGTGCCGGAGGGCGAGGTGATGAGCGTGATGCCGCCGGCCATCGACAGCCTTGGTCGATCCTCCGGGTTCTCGTTGGCGCTGCAGGCGCGTACCGGGCAGAGCCAGATCGAACTGCGGGCTGCCCTGCAGCAGTTGCTGAAACTGGCAGAGGCCAGTCCGCTGCTGGCCGAAGTGCATGCCGATGGCCTGCCGGCAGGCAGCAACGTGCGCCTGGATATCGATCGCGCCAAGGCCGAAGCGATGGGCGTGGCGTTCACCGACATCAGCGCCACGCTTTCGGCGGCGATGGGCTCGCAGTACGTCAACGACTTTCCCAATCGAGGGCGCATGCAGCAGGTGATCATGCAGGCCGATGCGCCGTACCGGATGGAGCTGGAGGATGTGCTGAAGCTGTATGTCCGCAACAGCCAGGGCGGCATGGTGGCGCTGTCCGAGCTGGTCACCGCGCAGTGGACCGAGGCGCCGCTGCAGCTGCAACGGTACCTGGGGTTCCCGGCATTGAATCTGTCCGGCGCACCCGCAGACGGGGTGTCCACCGGCCAGGCGATGATCGAGATGGAGCGTCTTGCGCAACAGCTGCCTGCGGGCTTCGCCCTGCAGTGGACCAGCCAGTCGCTGCAGGAGCGCGAGTCCGGGGCCCAGGCGCCGTGGTTGCTGCTGCTGTCGATGCTGGTGGTGTTCCTGGTGCTGGCGGCGCTGTACGAGAGCTGGTCGATCCCGCTGGCGGTGATGCTGGTGGTGCCATTGGGCCTGCTCGGTGCCGTTGCTGCGGTGCTGCTGCGCGAGATGCCCAATGATGTGTTCTTCAAGGTCGGCATGATCACGGTGATCGGGCTTTCGGCGAAGAACGCGATCCTGATCGTGGAGTTCGCCCGCCAGCTGCAACAGCAGGGACGCGGTCTGGTCGAAGCGACCATCGAAGCGGCACGCCTGCGACTGCGGCCGATCGTCATGACCTCGCTGGCGTTCGCGCTGGGCGTGGTGCCGCTGATGCTGGCGCAGGGGGCTTCAAAGGAAACGCAACAGGCCATCGGTACCGGCGTGTTTGGCGGCATGGTCAGTGCGACCGTGCTGGCCGTGTTCTTCGTGCCGGTGTTCTATGTGGTGGTGCAGGGGGCGCAGCAGTGGCTTGCGCAGCGCCTGCGCCGACGCCGGCCGACGCCGGGAGGAAGCGTGGATGGAAAGCAGGTGGATGGAAAACAGGAGCCCTGA
- a CDS encoding efflux RND transporter periplasmic adaptor subunit, with the protein MRTFRTPVALVAAFALAMTACSRPEPTVEAVPRVSVVTVGPQVVQRDDELPGRVSAVRTAQIRAQVGGIVQRRMFEQGAEVRAGEPLFQIDPAAFRADVDSALAALQRSEAALGRSRVQSQRLQALAAAQAVSQQHRDDASAEHEQARAAVNEARAILARRQLDLRYATVSAPIDGRIDQALVTEGALVGVADAEPMAVVQQIDQVYVDVRQPASQLQSLRREAVDGELPVTIIGAAGTPLPERGRLLFSGVNVDARTGDVVLRILVDNPERQLLPGMYVRARVPRGAPASALLLPQQAVLRSAGGQAYAWVIAADGKAVIRTLEVDGSVNRQWLVRHGLKAGEKVVVEGQERLQEGVLVDPRDWQAPVASASALPASESQG; encoded by the coding sequence ATGAGAACCTTCAGGACTCCGGTCGCGCTGGTCGCGGCCTTCGCCTTGGCCATGACGGCCTGCTCCCGCCCCGAACCCACCGTCGAAGCCGTGCCGCGCGTCAGCGTGGTCACCGTCGGCCCGCAGGTGGTGCAGCGCGATGATGAACTGCCCGGTCGGGTGTCGGCGGTGCGTACCGCGCAGATCCGTGCGCAGGTCGGCGGTATCGTGCAGCGCCGGATGTTCGAGCAGGGCGCGGAAGTACGTGCCGGGGAGCCGCTGTTCCAGATCGACCCGGCGGCGTTCCGTGCCGACGTTGATTCGGCCCTGGCGGCCCTGCAGCGCAGTGAGGCCGCCCTCGGCCGCAGCCGTGTGCAGTCGCAGCGGCTGCAGGCGCTGGCCGCTGCGCAGGCGGTCAGCCAGCAGCATCGCGACGATGCCAGTGCCGAGCACGAGCAGGCCCGCGCGGCGGTCAACGAGGCACGCGCGATCCTGGCGCGACGCCAACTCGATCTGCGCTATGCGACGGTCAGTGCGCCGATCGATGGCCGTATCGACCAGGCATTGGTGACCGAAGGCGCGCTGGTCGGCGTCGCTGATGCCGAGCCGATGGCGGTGGTGCAGCAGATCGACCAGGTCTACGTGGACGTGCGCCAACCTGCATCGCAGCTGCAGTCCCTGCGGCGCGAGGCGGTGGACGGTGAGTTGCCGGTGACGATCATCGGCGCGGCGGGTACGCCGCTGCCTGAGCGTGGCCGGCTGCTGTTCTCCGGTGTCAATGTCGATGCACGCACCGGCGATGTGGTCCTGCGCATCCTGGTCGACAATCCTGAGCGGCAGCTGTTACCGGGCATGTATGTACGTGCCCGGGTGCCACGTGGTGCGCCGGCCAGCGCGTTGCTGCTGCCCCAGCAGGCAGTGCTGCGCAGCGCCGGCGGCCAGGCGTATGCCTGGGTCATTGCGGCCGATGGCAAAGCGGTGATCCGCACGCTGGAGGTGGACGGCAGCGTCAACCGGCAATGGCTGGTGCGGCACGGCCTGAAGGCCGGCGAGAAGGTCGTGGTGGAAGGCCAGGAACGTCTGCAGGAGGGCGTGCTGGTGGATCCGCGCGACTGGCAGGCACCGGTGGCCAGCGCCAGCGCACTGCCGGCATCCGAGAGCCAGGGCTGA
- a CDS encoding response regulator, translated as MHASPALAALVLIVEDEAEIADILAAYLEREGLRTLRAADGQAALDMHRSMRPDLVLLDVQLPRLDGWSVLTQLRQRGETPVIMLTALDQDLDKLTALRMGADDYVVKPFNPAEVAARVRAVLRRTLRSSRADAPSALRVGPLLIDTATHAVHVEGDGYSHELLLTLTEFKLLHCMALAPSRIFSRSELMHECLPESEALERTVDSHVSKLRRKLDEVGLTQIPASVRGVGYRLMADR; from the coding sequence ATGCATGCCTCCCCTGCCCTCGCGGCGCTGGTCCTGATCGTCGAGGACGAAGCCGAGATCGCCGACATTCTTGCCGCCTACCTTGAACGCGAAGGCCTGCGCACCCTGCGTGCAGCCGATGGCCAGGCGGCCCTGGACATGCATCGCAGCATGCGCCCGGACCTGGTACTGCTGGATGTGCAGCTGCCGCGACTGGATGGCTGGAGCGTGCTGACCCAGCTGCGCCAGCGCGGTGAAACACCGGTCATCATGCTGACCGCGCTGGACCAGGATCTGGACAAGCTGACCGCGCTGCGGATGGGCGCCGATGACTACGTGGTCAAACCGTTCAACCCGGCAGAGGTGGCCGCGCGCGTGCGTGCAGTACTGCGGCGCACGCTGCGCAGTTCGCGGGCGGATGCGCCCAGCGCCCTGCGCGTCGGCCCCTTGCTGATCGACACCGCCACCCACGCGGTGCATGTGGAAGGCGACGGTTACAGCCACGAGCTGCTGCTGACCCTCACCGAGTTCAAGCTGCTGCATTGCATGGCGTTGGCGCCGTCACGGATCTTCAGCCGCAGCGAGCTGATGCACGAATGCCTGCCGGAAAGCGAAGCGCTGGAGCGCACCGTGGACAGCCATGTGAGCAAGCTGCGGCGCAAACTGGACGAAGTAGGCCTCACCCAGATCCCGGCCAGCGTGCGTGGCGTCGGCTACCGCCTGATGGCCGACCGCTGA
- a CDS encoding ATP-binding protein, whose product MRRSGLSRHIIVSMSLMVVGVIVMVILSSWLLYAVLIEFFPASAEEPEGWLPTGPELAWMVGVILTGLALAIAASVRLAHRILSPLNSLVDSVRALAGGDLGARATAEANSPGEVAALVDDFNAMARRLQHMESERVMWHAAIAHELRTPVTILRGRLQGLAEGVFQPDESQFRSLLAQVEGLSRLIEDLRVLSLADNARLDVRRARTDVVAEVHSVMTLVDPAFRSAGFVLELETSREEHPAHCDPTRLRQALLALLENARRYANPGKVRIAVHDTVAHVQVAIEDEGPGIDPALHADIFNPFMRGDGSRSRLGGGSGLGLAVVKAIADAHGGQVYCTPGTAGGSRFVIELPRQ is encoded by the coding sequence ATGCGCCGCTCCGGGCTCAGCCGGCACATCATCGTGTCGATGTCGCTGATGGTCGTTGGTGTCATCGTGATGGTGATCCTCTCTTCGTGGCTGCTGTACGCCGTGCTGATCGAGTTCTTCCCGGCCAGCGCCGAAGAGCCGGAAGGATGGTTGCCGACCGGACCTGAGCTGGCGTGGATGGTCGGGGTGATCCTGACCGGCCTGGCGCTGGCGATTGCCGCCTCGGTCCGCCTGGCCCACCGCATCCTGTCGCCGCTCAATTCACTGGTGGACAGCGTGCGCGCGCTGGCGGGCGGCGATCTCGGCGCACGCGCCACCGCCGAGGCCAACTCCCCCGGCGAGGTCGCAGCGCTGGTGGACGACTTCAACGCGATGGCGCGCCGCCTGCAGCACATGGAAAGCGAGCGGGTGATGTGGCACGCGGCCATCGCCCATGAACTGCGCACGCCGGTGACGATTCTGCGCGGCCGCCTGCAGGGCCTGGCCGAAGGCGTGTTCCAGCCCGATGAGTCACAGTTCCGCAGCCTGCTGGCGCAGGTCGAGGGCCTGTCACGGTTGATCGAGGACCTGCGGGTGCTGAGCCTGGCCGACAACGCCCGCCTCGACGTGCGCCGCGCCCGCACCGACGTCGTGGCCGAAGTGCATTCAGTGATGACCCTGGTCGATCCCGCCTTCCGCAGCGCTGGCTTCGTGCTTGAGCTGGAAACCAGCCGCGAGGAGCACCCCGCCCATTGCGATCCGACGCGATTGCGGCAGGCGCTGCTGGCCTTGCTGGAGAACGCGCGCCGCTATGCCAACCCGGGCAAGGTACGCATCGCTGTGCATGACACCGTGGCCCACGTGCAGGTGGCGATCGAGGACGAAGGCCCCGGCATCGACCCGGCCCTGCACGCGGACATCTTCAATCCGTTCATGCGTGGCGACGGCTCGCGGTCACGCCTGGGCGGTGGCAGTGGACTCGGCTTGGCGGTGGTCAAGGCCATCGCCGATGCGCACGGCGGCCAGGTCTACTGCACGCCGGGCACGGCCGGCGGCAGTCGTTTCGTCATCGAGCTGCCGCGCCAGTAG
- a CDS encoding DUF4105 domain-containing protein — MALLLVAHAAHAAERLQLDPAGLSPAQQQVATQTLRDVQSLLPDGLLRALPAQVLVGWRDDLPADVHGRAFAGRIALRRDLLDEDVAGARRARRSALVHELTHVADRNGAQWSRSARWRDLAGWQRKPWHLGRGDNAFRDRSPDAYELKDPAEYLAVNAEHFVLDAEFACRRPALAQWYQAHFGTPPSLPAPHCADTVPLLQADAEEGAASLLALDPARVYAVDYLFAEGSAQPMSRWGHSMLRLVICRPGRVPGPDCRLDLEHHRVLSFRAFVGDVQISNWRGLTGGYPSRLFVLPLQQVVDEYTKVELRGLASLPLQLDRSEIASLLERTAQVHWSYDGRYYFVSNNCAVETAKLLQAGVPRLGEAGLAQLTPRGLRRRLARLDALDEQVLADPGQAQAQGYYFASARDHYQQLFSVAAAQATLPARDVRAWLAMPAQQRAPWLLRGDVRASAGLLLLEQAAQRRAELRARDALKRRLLANPDSSATRSLRALLEQSGQWLRPGPLLADAGYGLPQAEEQAEVARAAAAASARAVPAWQALRVQLRAQLPPSQQRELADIDRNLAALGARVREQAAEVPPTGAAAR, encoded by the coding sequence GTGGCTCTACTGCTGGTCGCTCACGCTGCGCATGCGGCTGAGCGCCTGCAACTGGACCCGGCCGGGCTGAGCCCGGCGCAGCAGCAGGTTGCAACGCAGACACTGCGTGATGTGCAGTCGTTGCTGCCCGACGGCCTGCTGCGTGCATTGCCCGCGCAGGTGCTGGTCGGTTGGCGTGACGACCTGCCTGCCGACGTGCATGGCCGTGCCTTTGCTGGGCGCATCGCGCTGCGCCGCGACCTGCTGGATGAAGACGTGGCCGGCGCCCGTCGCGCCCGGCGCAGCGCGCTGGTGCACGAACTGACCCATGTTGCCGACCGCAACGGTGCGCAGTGGTCACGCAGCGCCCGCTGGCGCGACCTTGCCGGTTGGCAGCGCAAGCCCTGGCATCTGGGTCGCGGTGACAATGCCTTTCGTGACCGCAGCCCGGATGCCTATGAACTGAAGGATCCGGCCGAGTACCTGGCGGTGAACGCCGAACACTTCGTGCTGGATGCAGAGTTCGCGTGCCGCCGCCCCGCCTTGGCACAGTGGTATCAGGCGCATTTCGGTACGCCGCCATCGTTGCCTGCGCCGCACTGCGCGGACACGGTGCCGCTGCTGCAGGCCGACGCAGAAGAGGGCGCCGCCTCGCTGTTGGCACTGGACCCGGCCCGGGTGTACGCCGTGGACTATCTGTTCGCCGAAGGCAGTGCGCAGCCGATGAGTCGTTGGGGCCACAGCATGCTGCGGCTGGTGATCTGTCGTCCTGGCCGCGTGCCGGGACCGGACTGCAGGCTGGACCTTGAGCATCATCGGGTGCTGTCCTTCCGCGCCTTCGTCGGCGATGTGCAGATTTCCAACTGGCGCGGCCTGACCGGTGGCTATCCTTCGCGCCTGTTCGTGCTGCCGCTGCAGCAGGTGGTGGACGAATACACCAAGGTCGAACTGCGCGGATTGGCCTCGTTGCCGCTGCAGCTGGACCGCAGCGAGATCGCCAGCCTGCTCGAGCGTACCGCGCAGGTGCACTGGAGTTATGACGGCCGCTACTACTTCGTCAGCAACAACTGCGCGGTGGAGACGGCGAAGCTGCTGCAGGCCGGCGTGCCGCGGCTGGGCGAGGCGGGCCTGGCACAGCTGACTCCGCGCGGGTTGCGGCGACGGCTGGCGCGGCTGGATGCCCTGGACGAGCAGGTGCTGGCCGATCCCGGGCAGGCCCAGGCGCAGGGCTACTACTTTGCGTCTGCGCGCGATCACTACCAGCAGTTGTTCTCGGTTGCCGCTGCGCAGGCGACATTGCCGGCGCGCGATGTGCGCGCTTGGCTGGCGATGCCGGCGCAGCAGCGCGCACCCTGGTTGCTGCGCGGTGATGTGCGTGCCAGCGCCGGCTTGCTGCTGCTGGAACAGGCAGCGCAGCGACGCGCGGAGCTGCGCGCACGCGATGCACTGAAGCGACGCCTGCTGGCCAACCCGGATAGCAGCGCTACCCGTTCGCTGCGCGCCTTGCTGGAGCAGAGTGGACAGTGGTTGCGACCGGGCCCGTTGCTGGCTGACGCGGGTTATGGCCTGCCGCAGGCGGAAGAGCAGGCGGAAGTCGCACGGGCAGCGGCCGCTGCCAGCGCACGGGCCGTCCCCGCCTGGCAGGCGCTGCGCGTGCAGCTGCGCGCGCAGTTGCCGCCATCACAGCAGCGCGAGCTGGCTGATATCGACCGCAATCTCGCTGCCTTGGGTGCGCGCGTGCGTGAGCAGGCAGCCGAAGTGCCGCCTACTGGCGCGGCAGCTCGATGA
- a CDS encoding DUF2388 domain-containing protein, with translation MIRPFLLLALLSLPLVGFASSFAGTSAGSATGASSGSSGSSSGDDKVVLAARDDAAAFVASDGQIRGARLQAALVHLREQDAAAQQQSDLQLARALLAR, from the coding sequence ATGATCCGTCCGTTCCTGCTGCTTGCCCTGTTGTCCCTGCCGCTGGTCGGCTTCGCTTCGAGTTTCGCAGGTACCTCGGCCGGTTCGGCGACGGGCGCGTCTTCGGGTTCCTCGGGCAGCAGCTCGGGCGATGACAAGGTGGTGCTGGCTGCGCGCGATGATGCGGCGGCGTTTGTTGCCAGCGATGGCCAGATCCGCGGCGCACGCCTGCAGGCGGCACTGGTGCACCTGCGCGAGCAGGACGCAGCTGCACAGCAGCAGAGCGACCTGCAGCTGGCCCGCGCCCTGCTGGCGCGTTGA
- a CDS encoding FAD-binding oxidoreductase, which translates to MTDSRIASLQQACPGLKLKTDPADLEHYGRDWTRRWTPAPLAIALPATVEEVQAVMRWSAAEGVAVVPSGGRTGLSGGAVAANGELVLSLERMNKALDYDAVDRTLVVQAGMPLEALHNAALEHGLIYPVDFAARGSCSIGGNIATNAGGIRVIRYGNTREWIAGLKVVTATGDLLELNKGLIKNSSGYDFRQLLIGSEGTLGVIVEATVKLTDPPPASNVMLLALPSFEVLMQVFAAFRARLQLQAFEFFTDRALEHVLSHGAQAPFDEVHPYYVVTEFAAGDDAQEAAAMAAFEDCMGNGWVSDGVISASDAQAAQLWRLREGITEALARYKPYKNDVSVRISSMPAFLAETQALIGDAYPHFDVVWFGHIGDGNLHINVLKPDDTRDADFVTQCEHVTKLLAQVLARFNGSISAEHGIGLVKKGYLDSTRGPAEIALMKAVKRAFDPEGRLNPGKLFDL; encoded by the coding sequence ATGACCGATTCCCGCATCGCCTCGCTGCAGCAGGCCTGTCCCGGCCTGAAGCTGAAGACCGACCCTGCCGACCTGGAGCATTACGGTCGCGACTGGACCCGGCGCTGGACGCCGGCGCCGCTGGCGATCGCGTTGCCGGCCACGGTCGAAGAGGTGCAGGCGGTGATGCGCTGGAGCGCGGCCGAGGGCGTTGCGGTGGTGCCATCCGGCGGTCGTACCGGCCTGTCCGGTGGCGCTGTGGCGGCGAACGGCGAGCTGGTGCTGAGCCTGGAGCGGATGAACAAGGCGCTGGACTACGACGCGGTCGACCGTACCCTGGTGGTGCAGGCTGGCATGCCGCTGGAGGCGCTGCACAACGCCGCGCTGGAACATGGCCTCATCTATCCGGTGGACTTCGCGGCGCGCGGCTCGTGTTCGATCGGCGGCAACATCGCCACCAATGCCGGTGGCATCCGGGTGATCCGCTACGGCAATACCCGTGAATGGATTGCCGGCCTGAAGGTGGTCACGGCCACGGGCGACCTGCTCGAGCTCAACAAAGGCCTGATCAAGAACTCCAGCGGGTACGACTTCCGCCAGCTGCTGATTGGTTCGGAGGGCACCTTGGGCGTGATCGTCGAGGCCACGGTGAAGCTCACCGACCCGCCGCCGGCCAGCAACGTGATGCTGCTTGCGCTGCCCAGCTTCGAGGTGCTGATGCAGGTGTTCGCCGCGTTCCGCGCGCGCCTGCAGCTGCAGGCCTTCGAATTCTTCACCGACCGTGCGCTGGAACACGTGCTCTCACACGGCGCGCAGGCACCGTTCGATGAAGTACATCCCTATTACGTGGTGACCGAGTTCGCTGCCGGTGATGACGCGCAGGAAGCCGCAGCGATGGCCGCCTTCGAAGACTGCATGGGCAATGGCTGGGTCAGTGACGGGGTGATCAGTGCCAGCGATGCCCAGGCGGCGCAGCTGTGGCGCCTGCGCGAGGGCATCACCGAGGCGCTGGCGCGCTACAAGCCCTACAAGAACGATGTCTCGGTGCGGATCTCGTCGATGCCCGCGTTCCTGGCCGAGACCCAGGCGCTGATCGGTGACGCCTACCCGCATTTCGATGTGGTCTGGTTCGGCCATATCGGTGACGGCAACCTGCATATCAACGTGCTCAAGCCGGATGACACCCGCGACGCCGATTTCGTGACCCAGTGCGAGCACGTGACCAAGCTGCTGGCGCAGGTGCTGGCGCGGTTCAATGGCAGCATTTCGGCCGAGCACGGTATCGGGCTGGTCAAGAAGGGCTACCTGGACAGCACCCGTGGCCCGGCCGAGATCGCGCTGATGAAAGCGGTCAAGCGCGCGTTTGATCCCGAAGGCCGGCTGAATCCCGGCAAATTGTTCGACCTTTGA
- the serA gene encoding phosphoglycerate dehydrogenase, whose product MSPKKTSFPKQDIRVLLLEGVSQTAVEVFSAAGYSQIEAHTKALPEDELKARIAEAHIVGIRSRTQLSAEVLAEAKRLIAVGCFCIGTNQVDLDAAELAGIPVFNAPYSNTRSVAELVIAEAIMLTRGIPQKNAECHRGGWSKSASGSHEVRGKTLGIIGYGHIGTQVGVLAESLGMQVIFHDVETKLSLGNARAAASLDDLLARADIVTLHVPETPSTQWMIGSTELAKMRRGAHLINAARGTVVDIDALDAALASGHIGGAALDVFPVEPKGNGDIFESPLTRHDNVILTPHVGGSTLEAQDNIGIEVAAKLVRYSDNGSTLSAVNFPEVTLPEHADSLRLLHIHQNVPGVLSKVNEIFSRHNVNIDGQFLRTDPKVGYVVIDITASEEQASAVRDELAAIPGTLRTRILY is encoded by the coding sequence ATGTCGCCGAAGAAGACCTCGTTCCCGAAGCAGGATATCCGCGTGCTGTTGCTGGAGGGGGTCAGCCAGACCGCCGTCGAGGTGTTCAGCGCCGCCGGCTACAGCCAGATCGAGGCGCATACCAAGGCATTGCCCGAGGACGAACTGAAGGCGCGCATCGCCGAGGCGCACATCGTCGGCATCCGTTCGCGCACCCAGCTCAGCGCCGAGGTGCTGGCCGAGGCCAAGCGCCTGATTGCGGTCGGCTGCTTCTGCATCGGCACCAACCAGGTCGACCTGGATGCGGCTGAGCTGGCCGGCATTCCGGTATTCAACGCGCCCTACTCCAACACCCGCAGCGTCGCCGAGCTGGTGATCGCCGAAGCCATCATGCTGACCCGTGGCATCCCGCAGAAGAACGCCGAGTGCCATCGCGGCGGCTGGTCGAAGTCGGCCAGCGGCAGCCACGAGGTGCGCGGCAAGACGCTGGGCATCATCGGCTACGGCCACATCGGCACCCAGGTGGGCGTACTGGCCGAATCGCTGGGCATGCAGGTGATCTTCCACGACGTGGAAACCAAGCTGTCGCTGGGCAATGCCCGTGCCGCGGCCAGCCTGGACGACCTGCTGGCGCGCGCCGACATCGTCACCCTGCACGTGCCGGAGACGCCGTCCACGCAGTGGATGATCGGCAGCACCGAGCTGGCGAAGATGCGCCGTGGCGCGCACCTGATCAACGCTGCCCGCGGCACCGTGGTCGACATCGATGCGCTGGATGCTGCGCTGGCCAGCGGCCACATCGGCGGCGCGGCGCTGGACGTGTTCCCGGTCGAGCCGAAGGGCAACGGCGATATCTTCGAATCGCCGCTGACCCGCCACGATAACGTGATCCTGACCCCGCACGTGGGCGGCAGCACGCTGGAAGCGCAGGACAACATCGGCATCGAAGTGGCCGCCAAGCTGGTGCGCTACAGCGACAACGGCAGCACCCTGTCGGCGGTCAACTTCCCGGAGGTGACCCTGCCCGAGCACGCCGACAGCCTGCGCCTGCTGCACATCCACCAGAACGTGCCGGGCGTGCTCTCCAAGGTCAACGAGATCTTCTCGCGGCACAACGTCAACATTGACGGCCAGTTCCTGCGCACCGACCCGAAGGTCGGCTATGTGGTGATCGACATCACCGCCAGCGAGGAGCAGGCCAGCGCGGTGCGTGACGAGTTGGCGGCGATCCCGGGCACGTTGCGTACGCGCATTCTGTATTGA